A region of the Desulfobacter postgatei 2ac9 genome:
AAACTCTGAGCAATTCAGGTTTATTTCGATAAATCCGCTTCAAAGCATTGTTCAAGGAAGCAAAACAGGTCTTTTGAGTGAAAATTTTATCGAATTTGGCCTCAATATCGGCTTTTTTCTGGTCATCCGGCTGCTCTTTGAAATTTTTGAGGGAAGCATATAAGTCCCAGATGTCGGACCTGATGGATTTTACAGCCTCTTTCTGCTTATCCGTAAGACCGATCAATTTATTGATGAAACGTTCTGCATGAATCCAGCACAGCGCGTGAATTAGAACATTGAATTGTCCGGCATCATCACTGACGATAACCATGTCTGTGTTGAAACCGTGTTCAATTAAACTTCCGACTAGCGCACCTTCAGTGATAATCTTGATATGCAGCGGCTTTTCAATGCCAAGTAATTTGACGAATTCATCCCACGCAATATCATCCTCGCATACCGTCAAAAGTTTGCTGGTGACAAGCGTGAGAGAATCTTGTGGCAATCCTTGAGAGATCATACCTTGAGAGATCATATATGATAAAGCGCTTGCATTGATGATATAATCTGTGCGGCCGGCCTGCAAAAGCTTCAGGAAATTGATTCTGCTTTTGCTGTCGGTACTATGAAAAGTGGCAAAAAATTCATTTCCGATATGGGTGCAGTAGCCGTTTTGACCTTCGTGTCGGGCAGTCGTGTCATCTACATTGATATGCGTAGAGACTGACAGGCCTATATCAAGGATGGCATCTTTCTCATCATGAAAGGCNNNNNNNNNNNNNNNNNNNNNNNNNNNNNNNNNNNNNNNNNNNNNNNNNNNNNNNNNNNNNNNNNNNNNNNNNNNNNNNNNNNNNNNNNNNNNNNNNNNNGTTACGGCCTGCATCTTTGCCCATAAGAAACTTACAACCTCTGGTTACCCAGACGCTGCTTCCCGGTGCTAAGAAGGCGTACGGACAATTCCTCCTTCAGGACTTTAACCTGTTAGAACTACAGTTGTTACGGCATACGGACACCTTATGTAATTGGCGTTCGATGGGGTAGATTAGAGGGAAGAATGGTGTCAAACCTTGAGTATTACCCTTAATTTACCCGATTCGGGTCTGCCCTGTGCGATTCGGGGTCTGGACATGCTAACCAATTGAAATAAAATTAAATTGGATTTAATATCCCCTCCATATCCTATCTATAATTGATTTTTTAGGGTCAAAAATACTGATATAGAAGACAAGGAGATAGGGGGCAGAGTAACAATTATTACACCTTGACTCTCCCTATGAAACTGTCTAAAATTTGTTCCATGAACAATGAAAACACCAGCAGCATGAACGATGTGAGCAATCCCCATGACAAGCTCTTCCGGGAGACATGGAGCAACCTTGAAAATGCCAGGAGTTTTCTGCACCACTACCTGCCGCACGATGTATTGTGCCTGATGGATCTTGACACCCTTGAAATCAGCAAGGACAGCTTTGTGGAAAAGGAGCTGTCGGATTACTATTCAGATATGCTTTACAAGGTGATGTTGTCGGGAAAGCCCGGTTTTGTGCATGTTCTGTTTGAGCATAAGAGCTATTATGATAAGCACGTGCATCTCCAGATCCTGGAATACATGGTGAAGATATGGCGCCTTTTTATAAAACAGCAGAAGAAGAAAAAAGAAGCGTTGCCCATTGTGATCCCGCTTTTGATCTGCCATGGAAAGAGGTCCTGGCCTGAAGATAAAGTCCGGTTATCTTCGTTTTTGTCAGGTCCTGTGGATGAGCTGTCAGGCTATATTCCTGATTTTTGGCTTTCAGCTCCATGATCTGACCCGTTTCACAGATAAAGATATAAAAGGAACGGTCATGGCAAGGGTGGTTTTGTTGCTTTTCAAGCATGTGTTTGACCCGGATTTGCAGAAAAATTGCCGGCCATAT
Encoded here:
- a CDS encoding Rpn family recombination-promoting nuclease/putative transposase, which encodes MKLSKICSMNNENTSSMNDVSNPHDKLFRETWSNLENARSFLHHYLPHDVLCLMDLDTLEISKDSFVEKELSDYYSDMLYKVMLSGKPGFVHVLFEHKSYYDKHVHLQILEYMVKIWRLFIKQQKKKKEALPIVIPLLICHGKRSWPEDKVRLSSFLSGPVDELSGYIPDFWLSAP
- a CDS encoding IS66 family transposase codes for the protein AFHDEKDAILDIGLSVSTHINVDDTTARHEGQNGYCTHIGNEFFATFHSTDSKSRINFLKLLQAGRTDYIINASALSYMISQGMISQGLPQDSLTLVTSKLLTVCEDDIAWDEFVKLLGIEKPLHIKIITEGALVGSLIEHGFNTDMVIVSDDAGQFNVLIHALCWIHAERFINKLIGLTDKQKEAVKSIRSDIWDLYASLKNFKEQPDDQKKADIEAKFDKIFTQKTCFASLNNALKRIYRNKPELLRVLDFPHIPLHNNTSENDIRDYVKRRKVSGSTRNDLGRRCRDTFTSLKKTCRKLNVSFWDYLEDRLSGLNEIPYLSDLIINKALNLSV